CTTACTGAGCACGCTGTGTGCCCAGCACATATCTAGACAAGCAAACAATCACGGTGTGGATTTCAAGGGAAATAGGACAGGAAATGGGAGGGGAAGTGACAGTGAGGATGGTTGACAAGCCTCTGGGGTGGGACGTGATCCGGGAAAGCTTCTTAGGAAACAGGAGTCTGAGCTGGACTTGGAAACACAAATAAGGGATCAGTTCAAGGGCAAGGCTGTGTCCACAGCACAGGACATGCTCAAGAACAGAAGAATGGGGCTGCCCGTATGCACTTGGTGTGCCTGGGGAGAAGGGGGCCCCCGAGGAGGGTGGGCTTTATCTAGGGGCATTTGGGAGCCACTGCTGGTTATAAACAGGGAGTGTCACAGGTAGAACTGCCTCTTGAGAAGGAGTTCAGAGTGCGACGTGGCCCAGAGGGACAGGGAGGCTAATGGGAAATGCTGCTGTAAGTTAGATGGGAGATGAGGAGGCCTGAGAGTGGAGGTTAGAATGAAGCTATGGGAACACATAGAAGACTTATTTAGCAAGACATGGTGATTCTCCATGCTAAGTGGAGGCAGATTCCTGGTTTAGGGGGCTGAGGGCATGAGTGGGGCCATTTGTTGAGAAGGGCCCTGGAGGAAGAGCAGGTTTGGGGGTTCGATGGGATTGGGCatgtttcactttttcttttcttttctttttctttttttttttttgaaatggagtcttgctctgttgcccaggctggagtgcagtggtgcgatctcagatcactgaaacctccacctcccgggttcaagcgacactcctgcctcagcttcctgggtagggATCGGCCATGTTTCTAGGCATGGCATCTCTGAGAACCAAGAGGCCTCCTGGAGTGATGTCCTACAGGCAGATGCCTCCAAGGCTCTGGAGCTTGACATGAGGAGATCAAGAAATCCCAGGAGGTGCTGCCTTCACCCGGGGTGAGGATAGAGGACAAAAAAACCTTGAGTTGGGCAAAAGAGAATGACAGAGACAGTAACGGCTCTGGGAGTGCAGGGCGGGGAAGGGAGAGGCTGGAAAGCGTGGCGGCCACTTACCTAGGCAGATAGTGGGGTCATTGCAGGAGAGGAAGTAAGTCCTGCAATCGGCACAGCTGGTGACCTTCAGTGTGGACCGTATGTCTATGGGAGGGGAGGGACAGGGGCTAGGGGGTGCCAGGTGCCTTTCAACCCTCCCCCAGGCCCAGTCCCCTTGCATACTCACCACACGACTCATTGCAGGCTGCCAGGGGTGAGAAGGTAGAGAAACTGAGGTGTTGGGGAGGCAGACACAGCCAAGGGGGTCTGGGGTGCAAGTAGGAGATGGAgctggggaaggtgttcatgggCAGGAGTGGGGCTCCTGGGGATGGTTGAGGGGGCTGCAGAGTGAATTCTGCGTGCCTTCGGTCTTGGCAGGTGCAGAGGGCTGGGCCATGTGCGGGGATCGTCCCCACCCCTTACCCTTCTCCTTCAGCCCATCAGATATCTTATTCAGCCTCGCAGTGAAGAGATTCTTGTGCATGTCGATCTCTTTCAGAAGTACTGTTTTATCTAGGTAGAGCAGGAGGGAACGGATGTTCAGTGTTACAACTTGCTCAAGGTTGGGTTTTCAGACCCTTGTTTCTAAATGGAAGTTCCAGAGAGCACACAGAGACAGACTGCATTCATCTCCCACCTTCACAAGACCTGCCACCCATGGCGACATGGGCCTCTGAGAATGCCTTGGAGGGTGGGCCTTTGTCCACCCAAGCCCCAAGGCCCTGGGACTCTTGGCTTCCTCACCATCTCGTAATGTTTTAATGGCTTGGTGTACTTGAGTGAAGAATTTGGCTGTTTCTTCTTCCAAATGGTCACGATCTGAGGATGAGATACAGGTAAAAGAGAAGTCAAGGGAGTAAGATCCCAGGTCAGGTAAAGAGGCCAGATACAATTCCCGATCTCCTGGCTGTGCTTTACCAAGGTACCAGGGTTTGAGAAAATTATTATCCTCTAGGAACAGAGAGTGAACGCTTTGAGAAAGTTCTGTGGGTGGCCCCGGGGTCCCCCAGAGAATCTGAAGGTCGTAGTCTATCCAGGCAGACAGTTCCGGCCAGCAGCGGAGGCAGTTCTTCCCTTCGATGGTGGGCAGCAGACAGATGATCAGGAGAGGCAGCATCTTCTGGGGTCCTCCTACTGTGCCCCCGTGCCCTGCCTGGAAGTTCCACGTGGAACACTGGTGTTCTGTCCCCCTGGGAACCACATTCTCTTGGCAGGACAAAGTGCATTCTGTAGGGCAAGGCAAGGCTCAGCTGTGGAGTCACAATATGAATCCAAGCCTTGGGACTGGACCTAAGTGGGAGCCTtggtacatagttcctcctttgaACTTGGAGTCACTTGCTCAGCAGGGAGAGTCCTTGTGGGGATCAGAGGGACGGCTGCACTGCCTGGTGGTGGGTGCTCAGCTATCTTGACTGTGTTCATCTGGTGTGGAAGAGTTTAACACGACTGAAATTTGAGAGGCAGAAaagagcaacacagcaagagggtTAGTTGAGTGAAGAGAATCGGAACCTCTTCACACTTTTCCACAAAGGGTCAACCAAGGAGAAGTTGATggaaaaaaacatgttttcacGGCATAGATAAACGGACAGCTGTCTCATGTTTGGTCCAGCCAGAGGGGCTTAGCTTCTAATACCACAGTGCAGGCAAAGAGTATAGACAAGTTCCAGTCAGCATTGCATAGAAGTGCAGACAGAGAAGCCACGTTCAGAGCAGTGGTTCTTTTGTGAAATGCGCcctgaaaaaaagcaaaactccctACTCTTTTGTAATAAAGAAATCCAGTGGGATCCTTGTCACTCCTCAGCTGGCAAGCTTTGCCCTTCCATGCCATGATTCTGAGTGCCTTGGGCTGGATCATGGGCAGCTAAGACCACCAGGCATTTAAGGAATGCCTCTAACATGACCAAGAGACAAAAACCGTAGCAAGAATTCAAAacaaaggcaaacaaaaacagCAGGAAAAAGGAAGAGTACAGAGTTATGACAAGAAGCAGAATAAAACTTAgaacctggccaggcgcggtggttcacgcctgtaatcccagcactttgggaggttgaggcgggtggatcacctgagttcgggagttcaagaccagcctgaccaacatggagaaaccccatctctgctaaaaatacaaaattagctgggtgtggtggtgcatgcctgtaatcccagctactagggaggctgaggcagcagaatcacttgaacctgggaggcggaggatatGTGAGcctgagcctagatcatgccattgcaactccagcctgggcaacaagagtgcaactcctgtttaaaaaaaaacaaaaaaacgataaaaaaaaaaaaaagcttagaacCTAATTACATAGAACCTAATTACAATTaaattgacaaaatattttttttcccagacaagAAGAAGTTGCTATGTAAAAGAAAGAGTTATTGGAGACTAAAAATATGATAGcgcaaatttaaaaattccatagAAGTGTTGGGAGATCATTTCAGAAATCTTCCAGACAGaagtacaaaaagaaagagatgggaaatagaaaataaaaatacaatacaattaGATAATCAATCCATGAGGTCCAACATCCAGCTAATACAAGttccagaaagaaaatggagaggtGAAAATTACTTATAATAGAAGTTGTGTAGAAAGTATATTCAGGAAGAGATTCTATTGTATATAGAGAAGGATGTGGCATTGAGGTTTGCTAGAAGAAatagttgggtgcagtggctcatgcctgtaatcccagcactttgggagaccaagggaggtggatcacttgaggtcaggagttcaagacaagcctggccaacatggggaaacctcgtctgtactaaaaatacaaaaaattagccaggtgtggtggcgtgcacctgtaatcccagctactcgggagactgcaacaggagaatcgcttgaacctaggggacagaggttgcagtgagctgggattgcaccactgcactccagcctaggcaatagagtgagactctgtctcaaaaaaagaaaaaaaaaaaagaaggagaaatagtgttttttttttttttttttttttttttttgagacggagtctcgctctgtcgcccaggctgactcagagtgcagtggccggatctcagctcactgcaagctccgcctcccgggtttacgccattctcctgcctcagcctcctgagtatctgggactacaggcacccaccaccttgcccggctagttgtttgtattttttttagtagagacggggtttcaccgtgttagccaggatggtctcgatctcctgacctcgtgatccacccgtctcggcctcccaaagtgctgggattacaggcttgagccactgtgcccggccaagagaaatagttgaattaataaatttagGCTGTACTAGTCAGGTGGGCTCTGCGATGAGAGGGTGATTCCGAGTACTGCAGAGATGTTGCTCTATCCCTGGCTTTGTATGGAATCACGGATGAGGAATAAGCCTGTGTTTTTCTCCTAAGTCAATATCTCTGCAAAGGCAAGGCCTGGAAGGGCCCCAAAACAAAACTTCCATGTCCTCAAGATGTATCACCCTCTAGGCAATTGGTGTTTGTCACACTAGAAAGCTCACGCAAGACATGGTGTTCAGAATTTTTACTGGAGTTTCATTATGTAGGTGTGATTGACTGAATCACTGGCCATATGATTGAACTCGATCTCCAGGCCCTGTCCCTCCCTGGAGGTTGGGCTGATATTCCCTGGCTGAAAgccccaaccctctaatcacatggttCGTCTTTCTCTTGTGGTCAGCTCCTATCCTGAGTCATTTTGTTAACATAAAAGGATATGGCTAGGTAGGGTCTCACAAGCTCACCATGAATAATAGACCCTCTTATCACTCAGGAAACTTCTGAGGATATAGAGGTTCCCTCTCAGGTACCAGGGACAAAGGATAGCCAGATTCGTTGCCATACAACAATAGCACATAAAGTTCTGATTACCTGTGAACATTTGGGCATGAATTCATTCAGATCTAGGCTTTGTAATGCTTCTTGGTCTCCTGGAATCTTCTGGGAGGATCTCAAGTCCCAGGCACAAGCTTTTGTTTTGCCCATGCCGAGTTGTGGAGATATTAGAATACAGGCAATTAGAAATCCAGGGACAAGTGGAACATGACAAGGGCATCTATCTTAGCAAATTAACTCATTTGGCTGGTAAAATCATCTTAGAGGTCATTGACCTGCAAATCCTGTCCAGTTATTATAGGGACCTTGTTTGAAAGAACAACATTTGATACATCCAAGAGGCTGGCACCTGGTTGGTCAATGCCTTTATAAAGGGTTGGATttagttgtttgatttttttaatggaaaaattacaaaaagttcATCATCAGATAACCTATCATAAATGaaatattcatttcattttctttctggttaAAACTTGTGTCTTGAAATGCTTTGTTGTATCTACTTACAATGATCAATGGGGATGCCTGGGGGGAATCTCTCTTGCAGAATTTGTTGGTAGAGAACATTAAAATTGCATGAAGCCAGTCATGTAATTTTAATGACCATCAAAAGGATTTTGCCTAGCATTGGGAGGAATTGAAAGTGAGATGATGCTTCTGGGAAAGGTTGAAACCTTGGGTGTTCAAGGAGACAAGTTTCTGGATCTATAGGGCACTCCCCCGTCTACCTCTGCTGCTGGGCAAAGACATTCTCTCCCTGGTTAGTGGCTGTGGAGAATCTGCAAAACACAGGGCGCCTGGCTATCTCCTTCTGGTTCTAGAGAGTCATGCAGGGCTAGTGCTGGTGGTGGCCTTGCCCAGGACTCAGTGTAGCCCATCCACTGCTCTAGGGAGAAGTGGCTGAGGCCCTGAGGGGCACAGATGAGGGTTCACATTCATGCTTTGTGCCCTCCAGACCAATGCCCGACACCCCACTCCTACTCCCCtttctcttgaattctttccattttcctgacATTGAGTTCAGCTCTGCATCCACGAAGCCTGCTCAGGTCTCTCCACCCACAGAGATTTCCGCGTCCTCTCATCTTTGTCAGGGGCCATGTTTGTGTCTTTCATTAGGCAGTTGGCGACATGCCAGCTTGTGACAGGCTTTCTGTTGATTCAAACTGTCATTAAAATCTATACTTTCTCAGGCCTCACCAGCCTGCTTCTAAAAACAGGTTACAGTCACAATAGCATTTCCTTGGGCCATCTCCTTTTTGCAAGGTCTGCTCTCCTGGCTCCCCTGGCTGTCAGAGTCTGAGTGGCCCTCAGGGGCTGTCCGTCTGATGCCATGATGCAGCTCATGTGGCTGGCCTGGGATGCCTGCTCCTCTCTCTGTGGCGCTGGACTCACCCGCCACTCCCCACACACCATGTTCCCAGCTTCTCCCCTGTTCCAGTGAAAGGGGTTCTTGCTCCTTGAAGGAGCCCAGGGCTCACTTGATGGCCTTGATGAGGCCCCGGGCCCTGACCACAGccctggagaaaaggaaaaatggctCCTCTCATTTAGCCACAGGCCCACTGCAGAACCTCTGTGTCCCAAGCTCTGAGTAGGCCCGAGGCCGCTGGCTATCTTCTCATGGAGGTGAGTGGCAGTCCTGGAAGCATGCCTGCTCATCGCCCTCTTGGCTTCTTACCATAGCTTCTTTCTCACAAAGCTCCTCGTCCGCAAGGATGAGCCTCCCCAGGAGTCTTGCAGACAGGTCTGAACTCTAAGGTAACTGAGACAGGTGGGGACAAGGACTGCATTTATGCTGGTCAAAGGTGATTTTGGTGGGACAAGCTCTGGTTCCCAAATGAGGTATTCGTCTTCTCTGGAGAAGTCGGAGCAGAGATAGAGGCCCCCCGCCCAGGCATGGGATGTCTTTACCctacctccttgggtttttgggttttgtttgggACCATGAATACATCTGAGGACGAGAACACTATATCTCCTCTCTGAAGAGGTGGTCGTCAAAGTTCTCATGAtaaacacctgaggtcaggagcacATGGCCACTGCCAGGAAGGTAGAGCATCTTTGAAGGACAAAAAGGGCTTCCTGCCCAGCCCTGCTGACATCCTTCTCTACGGCAATGTGTTCTCCTTGTTTGGGAAGAATGAGGCTCTGGTCTTCCCACACACATCTCTCAGGGCTGGTGGCACTGCAGAGGGTCTAGAGACCCCTCCTCCCGTTGGTCTAGAGCCCCTCTCTCAAGGCAGGCAGGGTGCTGTGTAGTGCTCCCCGGGTGGGGAAGAATACTGCAGACATTAGGAACATTGTTGTAGGAATGGAAGGGTCCTGTCCCTGAAACTTACTAATTGCACCTGTTTCCTTTCAGGTTGTGGCAGATGGTACGTTTCCAAAGAAGATGGAGCCTCATGTCCCACCCCCAGATGCTTCTGCAGCGGGAACTGGCCACTCCCCCAACAAGAGGTGGAGTCCAGTTCTCCTCCCTTTGATTTGGGCTGACCTTACGGACTTGTTTGTAATTAGTAGAATGCAATAGAACTGACTCCTTGTGACTTCCAAGTCTAGGTGAGAATggccctgcagcctccactggtccTGCTGGGCAGCTCATTCTCTGGACATTCACTCCTGGGACGCTCCTTCTTAGGATCCAGCCATCATGCCGGGAGAAGCCTTAGACACATGAAGAGGCCACATATGGATGGTCTGGGCAACAGTGGTCCCAGTCCAGATACCAACACTCGAGTTAACAAGTCTCTGTATGACTCCAGCCCCTAAGCCTTTCGAGTGTTCCCCGTTAAGGCTCCAGATATTGTGGAGCAGAGCAAAGCCACGTCCAGGCCTGTGTCCTTTTGTCCAGCAAGAGATTCTGGGAACACAGGGCTCTGCAAAGTGCACAACACAAAGACTGGTTCATTCAACAGGGGAAGGACTCGGCCTTATTAGTGGTGGCCCAGGCCCAGTGGGGCCCCTAGCTGACGGGGCCCTGCAAAGCAGGATTGGAGGGCTCAGTCAGAGCAGGAAATCAAAGTGGTGGTGGCCTGTTGCTGCCCGTGTGGCCCAAGTCCTGGGGACTTGTGCATGGAGAAGTTTGGGATCTCCAAGTGAGCTTTCACTACAGAACACCCGGAAGCCGCACAGAAGCTCACAGGCCTAGGCCCCAGTTGAATGAACACCGTGGCcactcccacccaccccaccctccaaaaagaaaaggagatggaGCGAAAAAGGCAGACAAGGTGTACTCTGACACCTCCTGCTGGAGGGTAGGATGGTGGAAATGGGGAATAAACCTTCATGCCGTCTTTGCTCAGATGGATTTATTTCAAATCTTGTtcagacatttcttttctttttagacagagtctagttctgttgcccaggctgcagtgtgtggcacgatctctgctcactacaagctctgccttctaggttcaagcgattctcctgcctcagcctcccgagtagctgggactacaggtgcatgtcacctcacctggctgatgttttttattgtgttttagtagagatggggtttcaccatgttggccaggctggtctcgaactcctgacctcaagggatccacctgcctcagcctcccaaagtgctgggattacaggcgtgaaccaccgtgcctggcagacATTTCCTTACTGTATGATCCTGGGCTCGATGCTTCACgtcttgagcctcagtttcttcatctttaaaatggggctAATTAGAGTGCTACCTCTGGAGAGTTTTGAGATCTCTGTCAAGTGCTTAGCATAATGTAGGCCCTCAAATCTTCTaaatcctttctcttctctttggaaGGAACTTTAGGCAGCTGGGCCCAGTTGCCAATAATGACAGCAATGCACTATGAAGGgcatactgtgtgccaggcacagggctTAAGGCACAGACCCCTTTGACACCACCGTCACTGGGAAGCTACCTGCTAGTAGGCCAGTGTGCTGGGGCAGGGGAGTGGCTCAGCTGCAAGGGAAGGCCTGCAGTGTCACTGACTAAGCTTCAAAGGAGTCTCTTGGCATCAGTAGAAAATACGAGGTCCCAGGCGGTAGTGCTCGGGCTTCCTCCTGTTGGTTCTCCAGCCACGTGACTGGGACCTCAGGCACATGTCTGTGCCATAAACTCATGGGTGAAGATGCCCATACCTAAGGGTGAGCTAGCACGGATCAGAAGAACTGACTGCTACTGGCATTTGCATCTGGGAAACAGTGGATCCCTCTGGGGCCAGAGCATATGGCAAGTTATTTAGCTTTGAAGGCTGTGACAGGTGGGGCTGCTGTGGGCCAGGCCCTCGTGGAGACTCCTCTGGTGCCCAAGGAGAGGCCTCATGACAGAAGAGAATCCCACACTCACGGCTGCTGGGCGAGTTTCCCAGCCTCCCCAGGCGTCTCTCCTGGCACGTGGCCTTTCCCGCATGCCTGTGAAATGCCATTTATTGTGTGCCTGCTGCCTGCCAAGGGCCGTGCCAGGAGCTCCGCAGAGACGATGGAATGTGGAGCCTCCTGCCACCCCTGGGAGCTGACACTGGCTCTTGCAGGGCCTGCTAGGAAGATCGAAACTGGAGAGTAATGAATGGGGCACGCACAGCCACGGTCTAGCCATGGGCAGATGCTCAGCAAGGGTCGGTGGTTATTGTTAGGTTTGGATTGTTGGCTCTGCAACCACTCAGGGGAGGGTGCACTGGGGCCCTGCCCTCTCTTCCTGGTCAGGGGCTGTGCTATGGGGTGCTGCTGCCTGCCAGGTCCCACCCCTTGCCTTCCTGATCAgttccctcctccctgctctttaTCCTCCTTACCCTCGACGGTATTCCAGTATTCAGCAGAGCTGTGGGATGCATTTTCCGATGGAAGGTTCCCTGCAAAGTGGTGAGGAAggtggtcagtctggtcttgggcatctgctctcagctcctcgGGTCTCCATGcctcctcccactcctccccAGACTCTGCTCCTGGCACCTTCTCGCCACTGTCTGAGCCACAGttgctttttggaaaaaaaaatccgcCCTCCGTCACTTACATGTCAGTATGTACAAGCGTGTGTCCTTTCTGCTGGGGGTGTTGGACTTCTTCGCTGTGGCTGGGCCTTGCCCTTGGGAGTTTACGCTTCAAGGGGACACAGTCAtcatttcagagcctgctgtgtgccaggtgctctATCCACTGAGTCACATTTAATCTTTACAGTAAGTGTATCAGTCAGGGTAGGCAAGGTCAGGCCCTGGTAACAAGCACCCGCAAATCTCAGTGGCCTAAAACAACAAAGACTGCTTTGTCTTTTATGTTACTTAGCCATACAGCTTGGCAGAGGTCTCTGGTCACTAAAGCCTCTCAAAAGCCGAGCAGATGGCACAGTTCCTCCCTTGGGTGTTAGGGGTCACCCTGCCAGGGGGAGAAGTGAGGGTCCTGAAAGCCTCCAGCTGGGAAGGGGAAGATGTCACCTCCACACACGGGTCATGCACAGATCTAATTATGTGGCCTCTCCCAGCCTCAAAGATGGCACCTTATGACGTGGCCTGGTGGGGGGCTCCTGCCGAGGACCTGCCCTGAGGAGAAGTGGCAATGTCTGGTGACCAGTGTGGGGGACTCCCAGCCCAGCCTGTGAGGAAAGTCTGCATTCCCACGTGACCCATGGGAACGGGAGTCGCTCCTGCAGGCAAACAAGGAGGACACAGCAGACAGAACCCAGATCCTGGACCCGAAGATCCATGCGGTGGGTGAAGAGTTTCATTTTCCCAGCTCATTAATCTTTACTGGAAAAGTCATTTGGAGGATTTTAAGAGGGTATTGAACCCACACAAAGCTCCAGCCTAGAAATTGGTCATGTCCTCAGGAAACCCaaagaagaaacatttgggaGCAGTTGATGACAGGGTTCCTGCCCTCTCCCCTGCTGTTCCTCCCAGAGAACTCTGTGACTCCAGAGGGGGCAGCAGAGACAGAAACAGCAGGGGGCCTGGGGCCCCCATGTAGAGGCCCACTGCATGCTGAGCTCATGCCAGCGCAGGGTGCTATCCTCACTTGACATGTGCCGGAAGCAGGGCTCAGGTTAAGGGACCTgccagggccacacagctaggAACCTCAAGGTGAGGTGATCAGAACCCCATCCTGACCCTACTCCCTGCATTCCCCTCTAAAGCCCTGTAAGATAACCCCCTCATCCCCAATGCCCCTGGCCCAGGAGCTCTTGCCTAAGCAGGTGATTCTGGGTAGGAAGATCTGGGGGTATTTATGGACCTAAGAGCCTCTCAAGAGGCTCTCAGTGCCCAGCAAGAACGGATGGCTGAGTCTGGCAGTTCCCAGTACAGGGAATAAGGCCGGCTGGCTTGTGGCTTGGTGAGTCCCAGAGAGGCAGAGAAGGCAGAGGCCAGAAGCAAAGGGAAGACTCTCAGGTCCTGGGAGTCCTGTGGGTCCTGGCCCAGAGGAAGGGGGTGCCGGGTGGTGTCACAGGGTCCATGCGCCGTGTGAATCCTGGGAGCTTGGAGCATGGACCTTCAGGCCCCACTCCAGTCTGGGGCAGCCGTTCTTGAAAGCTCCTTCCACAGCAAGGAAACCCCATCACTCCAAACAGGCCCTGAGGAACGAAACATTTGCcacttaatttttcctttctgctttcccCCTCCTCTGGCATTTTGCCTAAGTCTCCAGGACCAGGTGTGCTTTGTAGGGCAAAGAGCTAAATcttcagagcaagaccctcttcCTTTCCCCACTGAGCAACTTCCACCCTGCTCAGTGCCCTGCAGAACCTGGCGGGGTTGGAAATGGACAGGGTTAAGTGTGTAGATACTGTTGCCCTCGGTCTTCCAAGTAGCCATGTATGGTAGGCACATCTATCTCCATTTCAAAGGTGGGGAAACCGAGGCCTGGGGAGACTAGAGTGGCTTGCTCCAGGCTGCCTGGTTAGCAGTGGGTGAACAAGGCACTGCCCCAGGTGTCTCACCTCAAGGCCAGTGCAGCCTGCACACCCACTgctgagagaggagggagggccCAGAGGTGTGGGGACCGTGTAGGGTGCAGGGCAGCATGCTTCCCAGCTCCTGTGTGGTCCTCCTTCTGCTGTGGGGAGAGTGTGACCCACTGGGGAATCAGGGTTCTCTCAAGAAGGGGTGGGGAACTTGTGAGCCGCATTTTGGGGAAAGTGGGGTTGGCTTTCGACTGGGGACGGGCAGCCCCAAGTTGACAGAGTGGAGGCAGCTACtgcagaggaggagaggaggattCCCCAGTCTTGAAGGAACGCAGTTTTCTGACAGGTAGACTTGGGTCACTCAACTTTGTAAGGAATGACTTTCTGACACCTGGAGACCCCATCTGCAGCAGTGTGGGGTCCAGGCTCACAGAGATTCAGGGAGAGTCTCAGCACAGCCCCTAACCAGCCACGTGGCCTCAGGCAAGTCAATTACCCTCTAGGGGTAATAACAGAATTGTAAtgggaattatttaaaataggtgGTGGAAAGAGCTGAGCCCACGACAGCAGGTAGTAAGCATGAGTGCCAGGGGTGAGCTCTGTTGTTATTACTGCAGTGGGATGGGGCTAGGGAGCGGCTTAGCACTGGAGCTCATCCAGCAGTGATGGGATGGTCTGGCTGGTGCTACAGGGGAGACCTGCAATGGGAGAAGGTAGAATCTGACCACATTTAGGTCCTTTCATCTCACTTttgataatgtttttgaggtGCTGGGTGATCCCTGGGCAGGTTACATGGTTACATGGCCCTCTgggacctcagtttcttcctttgtaaGCTCTCCTCTCTTGCCAGGGTGATAGGATGGCAATTCAACCCAACAAGAGTCCTGTTGGTGACTGAAGCACTGTGTCtcagagggagaaggaagaatggCTTTGTGCTGCAGAGGCAAGGGGTTAGGATGACTTTCTTGGGGCACGGTGGTTCTGCGGATTCTTTGGGCTCTGATCTAAGCCCGTCCACTGGCTTTGGTCCAGGGGCATTGGCTTGAGAGCCTCATCTTCCCTGCATTTGGCTCCAGTGCTCACTGAAGCAGAGTGCACGAAACTCCCCGTAAAAGCCTGGTAATGTGGCTCAGAATTAGGCCCTGCAGGATTATTAGAACCATCCATCTTAATTATACTGAAAATCACTTATGCGTTTTCCCTAATAACACTGCATTCACATCTCCCAGCTCTGAGCCGTCTCCTGGCAGGGCTGTCACTCTCAGGGTGGAGTGTTTTCTGCAAGTCGcatttctttgttctctctccCTTGGTGGGACGATGGACTGGGCATGACGGGATCCTTTCCTGTGGGCCATGGATGCAGGGCCAGGCCCTGGGGAGAATGAACCCTCCTGAGTGCTAGGTACTGCCCGGATTCTTCACACCCAGCATGTGATTTAACCCTTTGCATAACCCTGTGAGATCCATGTGCTTATTTACAGGCGAGAAAACAGAGGCTCGGAGAAGCTAAGAACTTACGCAAAGCAACTCCCTCAGAAATGGGGGCTTCAGGAAGAAAAGCTCCTCCTCTACTTTCCTTTGATGTGTTCGCAGACGccccatccatccttccaccccACCGTTGCAGTTTCCATTCTGGCTTTGCCagggagctgtgagaagaagtgCTTTCctcaggctgggtgaggtggctcacacttgtaatcctagcattt
The sequence above is drawn from the Macaca mulatta isolate MMU2019108-1 chromosome 12, T2T-MMU8v2.0, whole genome shotgun sequence genome and encodes:
- the TEX51 gene encoding testis-expressed protein 51 — encoded protein: MLPLLIICLLPTIEGKNCLRCWPELSAWIDYDLQILWGTPGPPTELSQSVHSLFLEDNNFLKPWYLDRDHLEEETAKFFTQVHQAIKTLRDDKTVLLKEIDMHKNLFTARLNKISDGLKEKDIRSTLKVTSCADCRTYFLSCNDPTICLGRNRRMSLWAVSLSSALLLAITGGGCFLYWHSKKTVKVLGKETPTQF